From Levilactobacillus zymae, a single genomic window includes:
- the ruvA gene encoding Holliday junction branch migration protein RuvA yields the protein MYEYLRGTVAAVTPDHIVVDVQGVGYLVNTANPYRYTVDDQVTIYVYQAVSDSAQTLYGFSDYAEKQLFLKLIAVSGIGPKSALAILANPDHQGLMLAIKTNDVSFLTKFPGVGKKTAGQLVLDLQGKLDDLAPAATPELFEPETVTTGEGNAQLDDALAALLALGYRETAIKKVTPKLRQFAGHDTNDYLSEGLRLLTK from the coding sequence ATGTATGAATACCTGCGGGGAACCGTGGCGGCGGTGACGCCCGACCATATCGTGGTGGACGTTCAAGGCGTCGGCTACCTGGTCAACACGGCCAACCCTTACCGCTACACGGTCGATGACCAAGTGACCATTTACGTTTATCAGGCTGTTAGCGATTCGGCCCAGACCCTTTACGGGTTTAGTGACTACGCGGAGAAACAGCTCTTCTTGAAATTAATTGCGGTCAGCGGGATTGGACCGAAGAGTGCCCTGGCAATTCTTGCTAATCCGGATCATCAAGGGTTGATGCTGGCCATCAAGACCAACGACGTCAGTTTCTTGACCAAGTTTCCCGGGGTGGGGAAGAAGACGGCCGGCCAGCTGGTCTTGGATCTGCAAGGCAAGCTCGATGACTTGGCCCCGGCCGCTACGCCGGAGCTCTTCGAACCGGAGACCGTCACAACCGGTGAGGGCAACGCTCAACTCGACGACGCCTTAGCCGCGTTACTGGCGTTAGGGTACCGTGAAACGGCCATCAAGAAGGTGACCCCCAAGTTGCGGCAGTTTGCGGGGCACGATACCAACGATTATCTCAGTGAAGGTTTACGTTTATTGACCAAGTAA
- the ruvB gene encoding Holliday junction branch migration DNA helicase RuvB — protein MADDDRIVSPEPEDAREDSVEKSLRPQTLGQYIGQAPIKHELNVYIQAAKQREESLDHVLLYGPPGLGKTTLAWVIANEMGVQIRTTSGPAIEKPGDLVALLNELQPGDILFIDEIHRLPKVVEEMLYSAMEDFYIDIVVGQGPTAHPVHFPLPPFTLIGATTRAGLLSAPLRDRFGIVEHMAYYNADDLEEIVLRSADIFQTPIAPAGAHAIALRSRGTPRIANRLLKRVRDFAEVSPDHDTIDPEIVEHALTLLRVDSAGLDSTDIKLLTTMIDYYNGGPVGLNTLAANIGEETETVAAMYEPYLLQRGFLKRTAKGRVVTEAGYRHLGRSLPTDD, from the coding sequence ATGGCAGACGACGACCGGATAGTGTCACCAGAACCGGAGGACGCCAGAGAAGATTCCGTGGAGAAATCCTTACGACCCCAAACACTGGGGCAATACATCGGGCAAGCACCGATCAAACACGAATTAAACGTCTACATCCAAGCGGCGAAGCAACGGGAAGAGTCCCTGGATCACGTGTTGCTCTATGGCCCGCCTGGCTTAGGGAAGACCACCCTGGCGTGGGTGATTGCCAACGAAATGGGGGTCCAGATTCGGACCACCAGTGGCCCGGCCATTGAAAAGCCGGGGGACCTGGTGGCGTTATTAAACGAGCTACAACCCGGAGACATTTTGTTTATCGACGAGATTCATCGGCTACCCAAGGTGGTCGAGGAAATGCTGTACTCGGCAATGGAAGACTTCTACATCGATATCGTGGTGGGCCAAGGGCCGACCGCTCATCCGGTGCACTTCCCGTTGCCGCCATTTACGTTGATTGGGGCCACAACCCGGGCGGGACTGTTATCGGCACCGTTACGGGATCGGTTCGGCATTGTCGAACACATGGCCTACTACAACGCCGACGACCTGGAAGAGATTGTCCTGCGATCGGCCGACATCTTCCAGACACCGATCGCCCCGGCCGGTGCGCACGCCATCGCACTGCGTTCTCGCGGAACGCCGCGAATCGCCAACCGGTTATTGAAGCGGGTTCGTGACTTTGCGGAGGTTTCTCCGGATCACGATACCATTGATCCGGAAATCGTGGAGCACGCGTTGACCCTGTTACGGGTGGATTCCGCGGGCTTAGACTCGACGGATATCAAGCTGCTGACGACCATGATCGACTACTATAACGGCGGTCCGGTGGGGCTCAACACCCTGGCGGCCAACATCGGTGAAGAAACCGAAACGGTGGCGGCCATGTACGAACCCTATCTGTTACAACGCGGATTTCTGAAGCGCACGGCCAAGGGGCGCGTCGTCACCGAGGCCGGTTATCGTCACTTAGGTCGGTCGTTACCAACTGACGATTAA